A genome region from Arachis duranensis cultivar V14167 chromosome 6, aradu.V14167.gnm2.J7QH, whole genome shotgun sequence includes the following:
- the LOC107495054 gene encoding putative UDP-glucuronate:xylan alpha-glucuronosyltransferase 3: MRGPSPGIVEPRHRLSTSISEDTNKRVRSQRSRDFKDVEKALHAPFQDRNINCKPNWKLVLVIVVLGTLVTIFHPPAVYNTDHISNTISRQTFVSKWNREPDGIDPRYLSTINIEWDQISEVLKYLKDKDTYQGVGLLNFNESEIDHWKELLPEAEHIALELNYASNNITWEVLYPEWIDEEEEYEFPKCPTLPKIQVPGKPRIDLIAIKLPCNKSGRWSRDVARLHLQIEAARLAASSKGLHPVHMLLVTDCIPIPNLFTCKELVKREGSAWLYEPNLNTLRDKLQLPIGSCELAVPLKAKENFYSERPQREAYATILHSAHVYVCGAITAAQSIRMAGSTRDLVILVDESISDHHRGGLEAAGWKIHTIQRIRNPKAEPEAYNEWNYSKFRLWQLTDYDKIIFIDADLLILRNIDFLFQMPEISAIGNNATLFNSGVMVIEPSNCTFQLLMDHINEIVSYNGGDQGYLNEIFTWWHRIPKHMNFLKHFWEGDEEEKKVMKTRLFGAEPPILYVIHYLGNKPWLCFRDYDCNWNVDILQEFASNVAHARWWKVHDAMPENLHKYCLLRSKQKAALEWDRRQAQKANYSDGHWKIKIKDPRLKTCFEDFCFWESMLWHWGEKNWTDNSTVSSPPVVKTKSLSSL, encoded by the exons ATGAGAGGACCCTCCCCAGGCATCGTGGAGCCACGTCACCGGTTGTCAACTTCCATAAG TGAAGATACGAACAAGAGAGTTAGGTCTCAAAGAAGTAGAGATTTTAAGGATGTTGAAAAGGCATTGCATGCTCCATTTCAAGATAGGAATATAAATTGCAAGCCTAATTGGAAACTAGTTTTGGTCATTGTTGTACTGGGAACTTTAGTCACAATTTTTCATCCTCCAGCTGTTTATAATACTGATCATATATCAAACACAATTTCACG GCAAACTTTTGTTAGTAAATGGAATAGGGAGCCTGATGGTATTGATCCACGTTACTTATCAACTATAAATATTGAATGGGACCAAATATCTGAAGTTCTTAAATATTTGAAGGATAAGGACACATATCAGGGTGTTGGTTTGTTAAACTTCAATGAAAGTGAGATTGATCACTGGAAAGAGCTCCTACCAGAAGCAGAGCACATAGCCCTAGAACTGAACTATGCTTCAAATAACATAACCTGGGAAGTCCTTTATCCTGAATggatagatgaagaagaagaatacgaGTTTCCTAAGTGTCCAACACTGCCTAAGATTCAGGTACCTGGAAAACCAAGGATTGATCTTATTGCCATCAAGCTTCCTTGCAACAAGTCAGGGCGCTGGTCTAGAGATGTGGCTCGTCTGCATCTGCAAATTGAAGCAGCAAGACTTGCTGCCTCTTCGAAAGGATTACATCCAGTGCACATGCTTCTGGTAACCGATTGCATCCCCATTCCAAATCTCTTTACTTGCAAAGAACTTGTAAAACGCGAAGGGAGTGCTTGGCTTTATGAACCCAATCTGAATACACTTAGAGACAAGTTGCAACTGCCAATTGGTTCATGTGAACTTGCAGTTCCGTTGAAGGCTAAAG AAAATTTTTACTCGGAAAGACCACAACGAGAAGCTTACGCAACCATCTTACACTCGGCACACGTCTATGTATGTGGGGCCATTACTGCAGCTCAGAGTATTCGCATGGCTGGTTCAACGCGTGATCTTGTGATTCTAGTTGATGAGAGCATTAGTGACCATCACAGGGGTGGTTTGGAAGCTGCTGGATGGAAGATACATACAATCCAAAGAATCAGGAATCCGAAAGCAGAACCCGAAGCATATAATGAGTGGAACTACAGCAAATTCCGCCTTTGGCAGCTAACAGATTATGACAAAATCATTTTCATTGATGCTGATCTGCTTATACTCAGAAACATTGATTTCCTTTTTCAGATGCCTGAAATTTCAGCCATAGGGAACAATGCTACGCTGTTCAACTCAGGTGTGATGGTTATTGAGCCATCAAATTGCACATTTCAACTGCTGATGGATCACATCAATGAAATCGTCTCTTACAACGGAGGCGACCAGGGTTATCTGAATGAAATCTTCACATGGTGGCATCGGATTCCAAAGCATATGAACTTCTTGAAACATTTTTGGGAAGGTGATGAGGAAGAGAAAAAGGTCATGAAAACTCGCCTCTTTGGAGCGGAACCTCCCATCCTCTATGTCATCCACTATCTAGGTAATAAGCCGTGGCTCTGCTTCCGTGATTACGACTGTAACTGGAATGTGGACATTCTGCAAGAGTTTGCCAGTAATGTAGCTCATGCAAGATGGTGGAAGGTGCATGATGCCATGCCGGAAAACTTGCACAAGTACTGTTTGCTTAGGTCAAAGCAAAAGGCTGCATTAGAGTGGGATCGGAGGCAGGCGCAGAAAGCAAACTACAGCGATGGTCACTGGAAAATTAAGATTAAAGACCCACGTTTGAAGACGTGCTTTGAGGATTTCTGCTTTTGGGAGAGCATGTTATGGCATTGGGGTGAAAAGAATTGGACAGATAATTCTACTGTTAGTTCTCCACCTGTTGTCAAAACCaaatctctttcttctttatgA